A single region of the Candidatus Binataceae bacterium genome encodes:
- a CDS encoding DUF2844 domain-containing protein has product MLSRRDFSRKFLRTAIPLTAALLLEPLSGSALAMLGGSAQSVTVDQQTLGGALNATPQTQASGVQALNQSSAGAAYTVQQISIPNGTTVNEYLSASGTVFAVSWRGKRPPDLSQLFGTYFAQYQQALAAPHQERGPRKIQTQDLIVETSGHMRDLMGRAYLPALVPAGVSVDEIQ; this is encoded by the coding sequence ATGCTGAGCAGGAGAGATTTCAGCAGGAAGTTCCTGCGTACCGCGATTCCACTGACGGCCGCGTTACTGCTCGAGCCGCTGTCGGGCTCGGCGCTGGCCATGCTCGGCGGTTCCGCGCAATCGGTTACCGTGGATCAGCAAACACTCGGCGGCGCGCTCAATGCCACGCCGCAGACGCAAGCGTCCGGGGTGCAGGCGCTGAACCAATCGAGCGCGGGTGCGGCGTACACGGTGCAGCAGATCTCGATTCCAAATGGAACCACCGTCAACGAATATCTTTCAGCCAGCGGCACGGTCTTCGCCGTGAGCTGGCGCGGCAAGCGCCCGCCGGATCTTAGCCAGCTCTTCGGCACTTACTTCGCTCAGTATCAGCAAGCGCTCGCGGCGCCGCATCAAGAGCGTGGTCCGCGCAAGATTCAGACCCAGGACCTGATCGTCGAAACCAGCGGCCATATGCGTGATCTCATGGGCCGTGCCTACCTTCCTGCGCTCGTTCCTGCGGGCGTCAGCGTTGATGAAATCCAATGA
- a CDS encoding DUF3443 domain-containing protein, whose translation MKASWLIAIPLMIGLLAACGGGGGGGGFVPIHSPTATPTPAPPAGNVQSMSVDLGPNGNLVNGAFTSVTVCVPNTANCQTIPNVLLDTGSFGLRLLGSALNPTLTLPRQTDGSGDAIAECGFFGSLFTWGPVATADIEMADEAASSIPVQIISPSGFTTAPTACINSGLPQADSLATLRANGILGVGVFVQDCGTDCTTNGSSNPGFYYACAGSSCSVTTQSEANQVQNPISSFSGDDNGLIIELPSVPAGGAKSVTGSLVFGIGTQSNNQLGTAQVFTTDSNGNVTTTFGGNSYGTTYIDTGSNALFFLSTAATGIPECSGGGFYCPASSENLSAQIEGQNSATATVDFTIANANNLFSTNNAVFNDLGGPFSQGFDWGLPFFLGRNVFVAIDGQTTPAGSGPYFAF comes from the coding sequence ATGAAAGCATCCTGGCTGATCGCGATTCCCTTGATGATCGGGCTCCTGGCGGCTTGCGGTGGAGGAGGCGGGGGAGGGGGATTTGTCCCGATTCATTCGCCGACGGCAACTCCGACACCGGCGCCGCCCGCCGGCAACGTTCAGAGCATGAGCGTCGATTTAGGTCCTAACGGGAATCTCGTCAACGGGGCGTTCACGTCGGTCACGGTCTGCGTGCCGAATACCGCCAACTGCCAGACGATCCCCAACGTACTCCTCGATACGGGTTCGTTCGGATTGCGTCTGCTCGGCTCCGCGCTGAACCCGACGTTGACCCTGCCGCGCCAGACCGACGGCAGCGGAGACGCGATCGCGGAATGCGGCTTCTTCGGCAGCTTGTTCACCTGGGGGCCGGTCGCAACCGCCGATATCGAAATGGCCGACGAAGCCGCCTCGAGCATTCCCGTTCAGATCATCAGCCCGTCGGGTTTTACCACCGCGCCGACCGCATGCATCAATAGCGGTCTGCCGCAGGCCGACTCGCTGGCGACCTTGCGCGCCAATGGAATCCTCGGCGTCGGCGTCTTCGTCCAGGATTGCGGAACCGATTGCACCACGAACGGTTCATCCAATCCCGGATTCTATTATGCGTGCGCAGGATCGAGTTGCAGCGTGACGACGCAGAGCGAGGCGAACCAGGTCCAGAATCCTATTTCGTCGTTCAGCGGCGATGACAATGGTTTGATCATCGAGCTGCCGTCCGTCCCGGCAGGCGGCGCCAAGAGCGTCACTGGATCGTTGGTGTTTGGGATCGGAACGCAGTCAAACAACCAACTCGGCACCGCACAGGTCTTCACGACCGATTCGAACGGAAACGTCACGACAACTTTCGGGGGCAATTCATACGGCACGACTTATATCGACACGGGCTCGAACGCTCTTTTCTTCCTCAGCACCGCGGCGACCGGGATACCGGAATGCAGCGGCGGTGGTTTCTACTGCCCGGCGAGCAGCGAAAATCTCAGCGCGCAAATCGAGGGACAGAACAGCGCGACGGCAACGGTCGACTTTACCATCGCCAACGCCAACAATCTTTTCAGCACTAACAACGCCGTTTTCAACGATCTCGGCGGCCCGTTCTCGCAGGGCTTTGATTGGGGCTTGCCGTTCTTCCTGGGACGCAACGTATTCGTCGCAATCGACGGCCAAACCACTCCCGCGGGATCGGGCCCGTACTTTGCGTTCTGA
- a CDS encoding sigma-54 dependent transcriptional regulator: MSERILIVDDDELMARYVERILASAGFECEVCLDAEKALNACETRRIDLVISDVVMPSMNGTELMRRIRERMPMLPVILLTSYGSIEAAVEAMRAGAFGYLTKPAKDDELLMLVRRALEMTRLERENRLLRQELNERYGPDAFVAVSDHSRTLLESVRRIAPSRATVLIQGESGTGKELVARLIHFWSNRVGQPFVAVNCKAFGEGVLDSELFGHEKGAFTGAIMARPGCFERASGGTLFLDEIGDIGADFQAKLLRVLQEGEILRVGGAAPRKIDVRVVCATNRNLREEVGAGRFREDLYFRLNVIPVTLAPLRERRDDIVPLARHFLSSGATLVGRNLRLSAEAERALHDHAWPGNVRELENVIERIIVMAHGDEIGPQDLVLDTAVIVPRANGAAAAVEPLATPLEAAPIAQDGSSDEDEYATLDETLDLAIANRLREAIERARGNRSEAAKMLGLNRTKFYRLLRRIEQSPQRR; this comes from the coding sequence ATGTCCGAACGTATTTTGATTGTTGACGACGATGAGCTGATGGCGCGCTATGTCGAGCGTATCCTCGCCAGCGCCGGTTTCGAGTGCGAGGTCTGCCTCGATGCGGAAAAGGCGCTCAATGCCTGCGAAACGCGCCGCATCGATCTCGTGATTTCCGACGTCGTGATGCCGTCGATGAACGGCACCGAGCTGATGCGCCGGATCCGCGAGCGGATGCCGATGCTGCCGGTCATCCTGCTTACCTCCTACGGCAGTATCGAAGCCGCCGTAGAAGCAATGCGCGCGGGAGCGTTCGGCTATCTCACCAAGCCAGCCAAAGATGACGAATTGTTAATGCTGGTGCGAAGGGCGCTGGAGATGACGCGCCTGGAGCGCGAGAATCGCCTCCTGCGCCAGGAACTGAACGAACGCTACGGTCCAGACGCGTTCGTCGCCGTCAGCGACCATAGCCGCACGCTGCTCGAGTCCGTGCGCCGGATCGCGCCGAGCCGCGCCACCGTGCTGATCCAGGGCGAGAGCGGAACCGGCAAGGAACTCGTCGCGCGGCTGATTCACTTCTGGAGTAATCGCGTCGGTCAACCATTCGTCGCCGTGAACTGCAAGGCGTTTGGCGAGGGCGTGCTCGACAGCGAACTCTTTGGCCACGAAAAGGGCGCGTTCACGGGCGCGATCATGGCGCGGCCGGGATGCTTCGAGCGGGCCTCCGGCGGAACTTTGTTTCTCGACGAAATCGGCGACATCGGCGCGGATTTCCAGGCCAAGCTGCTGCGCGTCTTGCAGGAGGGTGAGATTCTTCGCGTCGGCGGCGCGGCGCCGCGTAAGATCGATGTGCGCGTGGTTTGCGCGACCAATCGCAACCTGCGCGAGGAAGTCGGTGCCGGCCGCTTTCGTGAGGACCTCTACTTCCGCCTCAATGTAATTCCAGTGACCCTCGCGCCGCTGCGCGAGCGCCGCGACGATATCGTTCCGCTCGCGCGGCACTTTCTCTCCTCGGGCGCGACACTCGTGGGACGCAACCTGCGGCTCTCGGCCGAAGCCGAGCGGGCGCTGCACGATCACGCGTGGCCCGGCAATGTGCGCGAGCTCGAAAACGTCATCGAGCGAATAATCGTGATGGCGCACGGCGACGAAATCGGCCCTCAGGATCTGGTGCTCGACACTGCTGTCATCGTGCCGCGCGCAAACGGCGCGGCAGCGGCTGTCGAACCCCTGGCCACGCCACTGGAAGCGGCGCCCATCGCTCAGGACGGATCGAGCGATGAAGACGAATACGCGACGCTTGATGAAACTCTCGATCTGGCGATCGCCAACCGGCTGCGCGAGGCGATCGAACGCGCGCGCGGAAATCGCTCGGAGGCCGCGAAGATGCTGGGCCTGAATCGCACCAAGTTCTACCGCCTGCTGCGCCGTATCGAGCAGTCTCCGCAACGCCGCTGA
- a CDS encoding Hpt domain-containing protein — protein MRSLPAIDRAALERLRARATADAPEFFVEMATMFVAEIDRRRVAIADALAREDSDALARAAHSLGGSAKLFGATRLAEFCRQLQNAPHPSIADARVIVVALNVECDEVRAVIKAESSLGS, from the coding sequence ATGCGAAGTTTGCCGGCAATCGATCGCGCAGCGCTCGAACGTCTGCGCGCCCGCGCGACGGCTGATGCGCCCGAATTTTTCGTCGAGATGGCGACGATGTTCGTGGCCGAGATCGATCGACGGCGTGTCGCCATTGCCGACGCGCTCGCCCGCGAGGACTCAGATGCTCTCGCACGCGCGGCGCATTCGCTCGGCGGCAGCGCCAAGCTGTTTGGCGCGACGCGTCTCGCGGAGTTCTGCCGACAATTGCAGAACGCTCCTCATCCTTCGATCGCCGATGCTCGTGTGATCGTCGTTGCGCTGAACGTCGAATGCGACGAGGTTCGCGCCGTGATCAAAGCGGAGAGCAGCCTCGGCTCCTGA
- a CDS encoding SDR family oxidoreductase — protein MDPKGKAAIVTGGARIGHEVALALARRGCSIAMTYLSSRAAVEGTVEQARALGVKAIALQADATNESQVEAAVKEASSSLGSVDILVNMASIYASTPAPGNADWTRMMDANARSVFLYSTHAAPLMKRAGAGRIINFADWLPISGRPRYHGYVPYYTSKAAVKALTESLALELAPAILVNAIAPGPILAPPDLNAAENAEVMHATPLERWGGAEEIAKAAVFLIDTDFVTGECIRVDGGRHLL, from the coding sequence ATGGATCCCAAAGGCAAGGCCGCGATAGTCACGGGCGGCGCTCGAATCGGGCATGAAGTTGCGCTCGCGCTCGCGCGCCGTGGATGCTCAATCGCGATGACATATCTCAGCTCGCGCGCCGCGGTCGAAGGAACGGTGGAGCAAGCGCGCGCTCTCGGCGTCAAAGCTATCGCGCTTCAGGCCGACGCGACGAACGAGTCGCAGGTCGAGGCCGCAGTGAAGGAAGCCTCGAGTTCCCTTGGCAGCGTCGATATCCTCGTTAACATGGCGTCGATTTATGCGAGCACTCCGGCGCCGGGCAACGCCGACTGGACCCGGATGATGGATGCCAACGCGCGCAGCGTGTTTCTTTACTCGACGCACGCCGCGCCGCTGATGAAGCGGGCGGGCGCTGGCCGCATAATCAACTTCGCCGATTGGCTGCCGATCAGCGGCCGTCCGCGCTACCACGGCTACGTTCCGTACTACACGTCGAAGGCGGCGGTGAAGGCTTTGACTGAGAGCCTGGCGCTGGAGCTCGCGCCGGCGATCCTCGTCAACGCGATCGCGCCGGGACCGATTCTCGCGCCGCCCGATTTGAACGCCGCTGAAAATGCCGAGGTGATGCATGCTACGCCGCTCGAGCGCTGGGGCGGAGCGGAGGAAATCGCCAAGGCCGCAGTGTTTCTGATCGATACAGATTTCGTCACCGGCGAATGTATTCGCGTCGATGGCGGCCGCCATCTTTTGTGA
- a CDS encoding dual specificity protein phosphatase — MAEIWGASEVLPGLYVGDLQDAQKFEGAIISVLPDVPEDEPPHAIHMPILQNGLATLDSTAALIDHSLKLGRRVLVHCEEGCERAPLVVAWFLKTRRGMTFDEAYALLKSRRPIIEDRRRWLGIYGR, encoded by the coding sequence TTGGCTGAGATTTGGGGTGCGAGCGAAGTCCTGCCGGGGCTTTACGTCGGCGATTTGCAGGACGCGCAGAAATTCGAGGGCGCGATAATCAGCGTCTTGCCCGACGTTCCGGAAGACGAGCCGCCGCACGCGATTCATATGCCGATCCTGCAAAACGGGCTCGCCACGCTCGACAGCACGGCGGCGCTGATCGACCATTCGCTGAAGCTCGGCCGCCGCGTGCTCGTGCATTGCGAAGAAGGATGTGAACGCGCGCCGCTGGTCGTCGCATGGTTCCTCAAGACCCGCCGCGGAATGACCTTCGACGAAGCCTACGCGCTTTTGAAAAGCCGCCGCCCAATCATAGAAGACCGCCGCCGCTGGCTCGGCATCTATGGGCGCTAA
- a CDS encoding YceI family protein, which translates to MKTWIARISLMLFFFAAAAPAAMAETWQIDPAHTNVEFTVRHMMISNVKGEFQKTSGTITTNGSDPTSAVIDATIDANSLNTRVEKRDGHLKSPDFLDVAKYPTITFKSTKVEANGTGKWKVTGDLTLHGVTKPVVLDVDAPAAPIKDPMGNTRAGASATTTISRKDYGLTWNKTMDTGGVIVGDEVAISIDVEAIKK; encoded by the coding sequence ATGAAAACCTGGATCGCTCGCATCTCGCTGATGCTTTTCTTCTTTGCTGCTGCTGCGCCGGCTGCGATGGCCGAGACGTGGCAGATTGACCCTGCCCATACCAATGTCGAGTTCACGGTGCGCCACATGATGATCTCCAACGTCAAAGGCGAATTTCAGAAGACCAGCGGAACGATTACGACCAACGGCAGCGATCCGACTTCGGCGGTGATCGACGCCACGATCGACGCCAATTCGCTCAACACCCGCGTCGAGAAGCGCGACGGGCATCTGAAGAGTCCCGACTTCCTCGATGTCGCCAAGTATCCGACGATCACATTTAAATCGACGAAAGTTGAAGCCAACGGCACCGGCAAGTGGAAAGTGACGGGCGACCTCACGCTGCACGGCGTCACCAAGCCGGTCGTGCTCGACGTCGATGCGCCTGCGGCACCGATCAAGGATCCGATGGGCAATACGCGCGCCGGCGCATCGGCTACGACGACCATCAGCCGCAAGGACTACGGACTCACCTGGAACAAAACGATGGATACAGGCGGCGTCATCGTAGGCGACGAGGTCGCGATCTCGATCGACGTCGAAGCGATCAAGAAATAG
- the aqpZ gene encoding aquaporin Z produces the protein MSLSKRATAELIGTFWLVFGGCGTAVISAHFPQVGVGLLGVALAFGLTLLTMAFAIGNISGCHINPAVTIGLWAGKRFPTAEVVPYIVAQVIGGIIASTVLYVIASGAPGFSLSNGFAANGYGAHSPGGYGLGSAFVAETVLTMMFVFVILGSTDKRVAIGFAPIPIGLVLTLIHLISIPITNTSVNPARSTGPALYVGGWALGQLWLFWVAPFLGAAVGGTVYNLLFSEP, from the coding sequence ATGAGCCTGTCAAAGCGAGCGACGGCGGAACTGATCGGTACCTTCTGGCTGGTGTTCGGCGGATGCGGCACGGCGGTGATTTCAGCCCATTTCCCGCAGGTGGGGGTCGGCCTGCTGGGCGTGGCGCTCGCCTTCGGGCTGACGCTGCTGACGATGGCGTTCGCGATCGGCAACATCTCGGGATGCCACATCAATCCGGCGGTCACGATCGGATTGTGGGCTGGAAAGCGCTTTCCGACGGCCGAGGTCGTTCCATATATCGTCGCACAGGTGATCGGCGGAATTATCGCATCAACTGTTCTCTACGTGATCGCGAGCGGCGCGCCTGGCTTCAGCCTGAGTAACGGCTTCGCCGCCAACGGCTACGGCGCGCATTCACCGGGCGGTTACGGATTAGGCTCGGCATTCGTTGCCGAGACGGTACTCACAATGATGTTCGTCTTCGTCATCCTGGGCTCGACCGACAAGCGCGTCGCGATCGGCTTTGCGCCGATTCCGATCGGTCTGGTCCTGACGCTGATTCATCTCATCAGCATCCCGATCACGAACACGTCGGTGAATCCCGCGCGCAGCACGGGACCCGCGCTGTACGTCGGCGGATGGGCGCTCGGGCAACTGTGGCTTTTCTGGGTGGCGCCGTTCCTCGGCGCTGCGGTCGGCGGTACCGTTTACAACCTGCTGTTCAGCGAGCCTTGA
- a CDS encoding cation:proton antiporter — protein MSRTLVDGAKPWLAYGAMLAIVIAAYDVVRSYGDRIAAPTPRSAEIFGSAVMHGQINEVLHVLLALALVIAAARLLGTLFRLLHQPPVIGEIIAGILLGPSLLGRIAPGASAYLLPPEVAPFLNVLAQIGVILYMFLVGLELDPALMRKRGHSAIAISHASIVAPFLLGGILALFLYPRLSTSDVPFTVFSLFLGVSMSVTAFPVLARILTDRKIHRSRMGAIALTCAAVDDVTAWCLLAFVVGVAQARATGALTTIALALGYIAAMAFLVRPAMVRLSLVYGIRGRLTQGVMAAIFVMLLLSSFATEFIGIHAIFGAFALGAVIPHDSGLARELTDRLEDLIVVLLLPAFFAFTGLRTQIGLVSGYEAWAICGLIVIVASLGKFGGSAIAARLTGLGWRDASALGALMNTRGLMELIVLNIGLELHVISLELFAMLVIMALVTTFATTPAIHLITRGARDGQQAAFQAPRRPALVGTERRAVLVPVSNPEGVPYLIELALAATPHDAPPPHVLALVRIPPGGVRSGLREAEQRVPPRSPALSAALDLAWERGAVITPQAVWTDDPARDIVSTAAQPQIGWLLLGSHRAVFGSDFKGGVVREILDRARAVPVHVGVVVHGAERPFDRISAVVDNSPSGRAALDLAVRVGERRKINFHALLAPGPDGESDPELSQMVRDASRLAPRRVNSEILSELSVEQLQKQAPNGLVIISTSLAERIDLSPNGFIDGLRTLVFVQGCEAAEESVAEADLSRAQS, from the coding sequence GCTCGCCATCGTCATCGCCGCCTACGACGTCGTTCGCAGCTACGGCGATCGAATCGCTGCACCCACGCCGCGCTCGGCCGAGATCTTCGGCAGTGCCGTGATGCACGGCCAGATCAACGAGGTGCTGCACGTGCTGCTGGCGCTCGCCCTTGTGATCGCAGCGGCACGCCTGTTGGGCACGCTCTTCCGCTTGCTCCATCAGCCGCCGGTCATCGGCGAAATCATTGCGGGTATTCTTCTCGGGCCGTCGCTGCTCGGCCGGATCGCGCCCGGCGCGTCAGCGTACCTGCTGCCGCCTGAGGTTGCGCCTTTTCTGAATGTCCTCGCGCAGATCGGCGTGATTCTTTACATGTTCCTGGTCGGCCTCGAGCTCGACCCGGCACTGATGCGCAAGCGCGGCCATTCGGCGATCGCGATCTCGCACGCGAGTATCGTCGCGCCGTTCCTGCTCGGCGGGATCCTCGCGCTCTTCCTTTATCCGCGGCTCTCGACGAGCGACGTTCCGTTCACCGTGTTCTCACTCTTCCTCGGCGTTTCGATGTCGGTAACGGCGTTCCCGGTGTTGGCGCGCATTCTCACCGACCGCAAGATTCATCGCAGCCGCATGGGCGCGATCGCGCTCACGTGTGCCGCCGTCGATGACGTCACTGCATGGTGCCTGCTCGCGTTCGTGGTCGGTGTCGCGCAGGCCCGCGCGACGGGAGCGCTCACGACGATCGCGCTCGCCCTCGGCTATATCGCCGCGATGGCGTTTCTCGTCCGTCCCGCGATGGTGCGGCTGTCGCTGGTCTACGGTATTCGCGGCCGTCTGACGCAGGGCGTGATGGCGGCGATCTTCGTAATGCTCCTGCTGTCGTCGTTTGCGACCGAGTTCATCGGAATCCATGCAATCTTCGGCGCTTTCGCGCTCGGCGCGGTGATCCCGCACGACAGCGGTCTCGCCCGCGAGTTAACCGACCGTCTCGAAGATCTCATAGTCGTTCTGCTGTTGCCGGCGTTTTTCGCCTTCACTGGCTTGCGCACGCAGATCGGTCTCGTCAGCGGATACGAGGCGTGGGCGATCTGCGGCCTTATCGTGATCGTTGCGTCGCTCGGCAAATTCGGCGGCAGCGCGATCGCGGCGCGCCTCACCGGACTCGGATGGCGCGACGCGTCGGCGCTGGGCGCGCTCATGAACACGCGCGGCCTGATGGAGCTGATCGTACTCAATATCGGACTCGAGCTGCACGTGATCTCACTCGAACTGTTCGCGATGCTCGTGATCATGGCGCTGGTGACGACTTTCGCCACGACGCCCGCGATTCACCTGATTACCCGCGGCGCCCGCGACGGCCAGCAAGCCGCGTTCCAAGCGCCGCGGCGACCCGCGCTCGTGGGCACGGAACGGCGCGCCGTGCTCGTGCCGGTATCGAATCCCGAGGGCGTACCGTATCTGATCGAGCTCGCGCTCGCGGCTACGCCTCACGATGCGCCGCCGCCGCATGTGCTGGCTCTCGTGCGAATCCCGCCCGGCGGAGTGCGCTCCGGGCTGCGCGAGGCCGAGCAGCGCGTGCCGCCGCGCTCGCCCGCGCTCTCAGCCGCGCTCGACCTCGCGTGGGAGCGCGGCGCGGTTATCACGCCGCAGGCGGTATGGACCGACGATCCGGCCAGGGACATCGTGAGCACCGCCGCGCAGCCGCAAATCGGATGGCTGCTGCTCGGATCGCATCGCGCGGTGTTCGGCTCGGATTTCAAGGGCGGCGTGGTGCGCGAGATTCTCGACCGGGCCCGCGCCGTGCCGGTTCACGTCGGCGTAGTGGTACATGGCGCCGAGCGGCCGTTCGATCGCATTTCGGCGGTAGTCGACAATTCGCCGAGCGGCCGCGCCGCGCTCGATCTCGCTGTGCGCGTGGGCGAGCGCCGCAAAATAAATTTTCATGCCCTCCTCGCGCCCGGCCCTGACGGCGAAAGTGATCCGGAGTTATCTCAGATGGTGCGCGATGCAAGCCGCCTCGCGCCTCGCCGCGTCAACTCCGAAATCCTGTCGGAGCTGAGCGTCGAGCAGCTTCAGAAGCAGGCGCCCAACGGCCTTGTGATCATCAGCACGAGCCTGGCCGAACGAATCGACCTGTCGCCCAACGGCTTCATCGACGGCCTGCGAACACTCGTATTTGTGCAGGGCTGCGAAGCCGCCGAAGAATCAGTCGCCGAAGCGGACCTGAGCCGCGCGCAGTCCTGA